The Panicum hallii strain FIL2 chromosome 5, PHallii_v3.1, whole genome shotgun sequence genome contains the following window.
ATACTGTCATTGTTATTTTGGCAATTTCATGTTTCTTTCTGTAAGTGACCTTTCGTTAATGAGCCAAATGGCGTATGAGAGTTAAACCAGGATGCATGATATCCAAACCATTATCTAAGATACCTTTACCTATTTAAGAAAAAAGTTAACTTATGGCATGGTGATATATGGTTTTCACTTTTTAATTTCAGTGGCAGAAGAAAATCTTTCAGCAGCTGAAGAATCAGAGAAAGTGAGGATGTGTTCCTCATCTCATACCATATGCTCGGTTATTCAACTCGTTTACCTGCTGAGCTGAAGTAATGCGGTTATCCTTCATTTATTACTGCAGGGAAGGTTTGATCACCCCTACATTGAATTTCTATTCTATGGTGAGGACACGGCTGGGGACTTCATCCCTATCAAACAACTCCGTGAGAAGTATGACCAACCACGTTATGAAGCTTCTGGAGATGAAAACGACAACGATGGCGACACAAGTAGCTGAAGGGCAAGGTATCACTTAAATGAAATTCATGTATCATCAAATTGTCCTGCATACTAAACTTAATCTGTGTCTGTGCAGTGCCTTCATGTATCTAAAGTTGTTTTTGGAACCATTCTGATTCACCACACACTGAGATGTGAATTATTGAGGTATCTGGTACAAGTGCAGATGGCAATACAACCATTGGCGAAATGCTCATCAGTGGGAATGTGCAGTGGATAAACTGCATATCACCCTTGCAGATTGGAGGTTACTCTCTTACAGTTATAATCTCATCAATCACTGAAACGATGCTCGAGACAAGTTACATTTGCGCTTTTTTATTGTTACACTGTCGACGGGTGTCAaagcaaaaggaaaaaaaataatcCTTGTAGATGTCCTGTGTACAGTTCTCCCATATCATCTCATTTTCTGTACCCTCTTACGGACAATTGTGCATATGTGATACTTGCAACTCCAGTTGAGTTTAGAATAATTTTCGCGAAGGCTTCACGTGCAGTTGTTTGGATTCCGCTTTCGTGGATACAACAGATTTTGTTGACTGCTTGTGCAAGCCTTTCTTTTGGGATAGATTCCTGAACGGTGAAGAGTTGCTTGTTGCTGATGATGCAATCGAAAACTCTACATTTGATGTCAAAAAAAGAAAACTCTACATTTCGTCCTGCCAAAACGGAGGGCGGAAACGTCGTCGATTCCCTCATTTTCACACGGGCTCTGGGTGGATCTTTGTTGGTCTTCAACTCTTGATGCTACGGATCGGAACGATTCAAAATCATGGTTGCAGCTCACGCACCTCCGCCCACAGGCCGCAGCTGCAGCCCGTAGCGGCGAAGCCTCAACGAGGCAACGACCCGTCCACGGTCCACCCTCCTCCAAATCCAACCCATAGCCTTCTCCgatccggctgcggcggcgcacggcgggCGGGGGTGACGGACTGACGGGGCTCGCCAATGCGGCTTGCAGCCTTGCAGGACCTGCGGCTGCGGGGCTACGGGCGAGTGCTGACGAGTGACGAGTGACGACCACAGCTGCCGCGCACGGCGCGCGGTGCACCGGCGGGCGAGCATCGagggctcggcggcggcggcggcagggagccCATGATGTCACGGCGCGGCACTCGAGCTCGGCGGCACGGCGCCTAGGCTGTGGTGGGGGCAAGGACGCTGGACGCGAGACGAGGACCGGCTGTGGCCGTGGCCCTGGCACGGGCCGCGGGGGGACGAGCGGCGAGCAGCTAGCGAGCGGGCAGGTACGGCGGCCGAAACAGGCATACCCTGCCGTGCCCGTGTTCACCCATGCCCCCTGCTCCAGTGCTTCGTCCCGATCCCGACCGGCGCCAATCATGCTACGTTCTTTCGACCGGTCCGAAACATCTGCGCAGAGCCCAGGACACGGCCAGAGCTCGCTCGCCCGCCCCCGGACCCTGTGGCCCCCGCCCTTTCGTCTCCATCCAACAAGACCTCACACTGCCTGATCCTACCTACGCCACGCTTGGCGCGCGCTGCGGTCAGCACTCCGCCGCAGCCGCTGCGCACGCCACAGTCGCCTCGCTCGCTCTCACTCCTCCCACATAATGACCGGACGTCCGGACCGGCCGGCACAGCGCGCCCGCCGCTCAGCACCGCAGGACGCACAGCTGCCGCTGTTGACTTCCACTCCTCTTCCTACTACTAGTCTACTCCTACTCCTACAGCCCTACTCCTCCATGAAAAGGGGGCCCGGCCACGCAGCTGCTGCCGCCTTCCATTCCATGGCACGCCCGCTGCACGACCCGCGCCCATCCCTGTAACCACCTAACCCCCATCCTCGCGTGCGACGGAAAGGCACGGAAGAAACATTCCCACTCCACTCTCGGCCTCTCGCTCCCAAGGCCCCCGCTCTCTATAAATACGTATGTCTCGGCCGTCACCTTCCCCTGACCCCCAGCGCAGCTGATCTCTCCTGCTTCGTTCGACTCCTCCTACGCTCGGAGCTCGGTGGCCATGAAGGTAGGCATAGCAAGAGGACCCCTCCTCGCCGCTCCGTCCAGCGACCAGCCAGCGATGCCTTTTAGACCTCTGCTGTGATATCTCATCTTGATCTGCTTGCTGGGTCGTGTGAGGCTGATGCGTTCTCTTTTGTGTTGCGAATGCAGAAGGTGCGGGCGAGGCGGCAGCGCGTGCCGGCGTTCGGGGAGTGGAACTACGActacggcggcgccggcgactgGCCGGTCACCCAGTACTTCGACTCCGCCATGCAGGCCGGGCTGGTCATCGCGATACCGCCCTCGCCCAAGCCACCCAAGAAGGTGAATGCTGAGAACGCCTGATGCTGCATACTCTGCTTTCTTTacctttcttctcttcttttcGAGGGAGATATAGTTTCTGTGGTAGAGCATTAGCCTACAGAAGTTCGTCTTCAGGTGCACAGTCTCTCACTAATCATTGGTTAACTAGCACTTGTTCAAATGATTACTGTCATGATCCAATCCAGCTAAGTTTATCTACTAGTACAAAAGCTTACCCCTTGCAACATGACACGCTCAATCTGTCTGCAAAGCTAATCGAAGTACTGCCACCAGTACACACAATTTTCAACATCCATCGTGACGTTTTGTTCAAAAACCATCACCTGTGTCCAATGTTTTCAAGCTGGGTAACATTGCACTGTTGATGCATTAGCAGGCGGTGAAGTGGAGTGACAGCGCCACCCTGGAGGCGGAGGACGAGAAGCAGCGGCAGCCGGTGGTGGTGGGGCTGGGCGAGCAGGGCTCCGTGAAGAAGCAGGGGAAGCAGAGCCGGGTGGCCGACGCCGGGGCCCACGCCTCCCCTGCGTACAAGGCGTGCCGGGTGGCCGTCAAGGCCGTGGACCAGGACCTCTACCAGATCCCGCCCGACATGCTCTGCCATGACCCCAGGGTAAATCCCTGCCTCCCCACTCATACACTGATGCATTTTTGAAGAACTTCATAACTCATACATACACTGAAAGCATGCCGTTTTTAGTCAGAATCAGTGCTAACCGCATCATTGGTTCAATACATTGTACTACCAGTCTACCAGAAGCTGCTACTCCCTACCGTTCTTTTTTGAGAGCATTGGAACCTAGTGTAAGAGTCTCGTGCTATTTCTTAATCCTGTGCAGAAGAGggtgacgaggaggaggagcgcgtggATGGGCTGCCTGGGGTTCGGCTGCGTCGCCTAGGGATCCGCCGCACCGCCTGCCCGATGACTGCTCATCATGAGTCGCCAGCCGCCTTGCTCTGTGTGTGCCTCCCCGTCCCCGCTCCTGTAAAACACACTCCGTACCGGAAAACCATGGCCATGATGTTGTCACTtgtcacccccccccccccctcgtcATCTCTTGGTGTTTGGTCGTCGTACGCGTGTAACGAGTATGACGGGCGACGGACGCGACGTGATGTGGCCGTGCCCGGTCCGGGCGGCAGCGTCATTTCCCCGTGCCCGAGACCAATCGATCGCTGCTTTTCCACGTCCCGTTGGCCACTTGGCTGGCTGCTCGCTGCTGGCTCCGTGCGTGGAGTTACGGCCCCGGCGAGGCCGGCGGAAAGGCCGCGTGTGTGTGTTTACCTACGGGAACTGAAAAAAAGTTTGATGTAACCCTAAATAGTTTGAAAGAGACAAAAAAGCCTTGTTCCATGGCTGTCTTTGCTTTTGTGTTATTGCGCGATGATCGATTCCCTTGGGGATTTGGAGTCGCTGATGGATCAAATCACGTCGGGTCGCTCAACCGCCTTGGGGAGATGCTTTGTTTTTTTATCAAGTTTTCTGTAACTGTAACAAAGCATCTTATGCTGTTTCACCGCAACAGTGGACTGTCTTGAAGGATACTACAAAAATGTTTCAGTTCAAATTTGTATTGATGACGACGAAGCATGGCATCGGCTGCATCTATTCTATATTAATCTTTAACCGCTTTCTTTTCCCAATTGGCTAATCCAATGGAACACTAGCTTTGAACGATACCTACATAGGAGAATGGACTTTTACGTTGCCTGAAACCAAATTATTTCGACTGAGCCATAATACCCACCCAGTGTACAAACTTGTCACATAAAAGCCAGGTCGTTTTTGCCCTGCTTTTGCCATCTCCTGATGTATGAAATTACGGGAATGGTGAATAGCATGATGGCATGTCCACTCCCAACCATGCCATTGATGGCGATACTACTACTTGAGCACTGCTTTTTGTTGCAACTTTGGTGTTGTGACTTTCCATCGGCCTTTTGACCTTTTCATCCCCAAGACCCCAATGTACTCGAATACTAAGGGCGCCTAGTGAAAAGCTAATGGTCGCAGTGCAAAAGGTTGGTTTAACAGGTTGGCAGTGGCTTCTCaagagaggggagggaggaAGTGAAAATGACGTTAATTTCCTTGTGGGTGCCACTAATTATCAGGTAATCTCCTGCATGAATGTTTGGTGCCGTCATGACAGTCTGATTAGGTACAGTATTGGATAGCATTATTGCTCCTCATTATTGATAAATCACATCAACTCTCTTCTTCTTGGGACTTGGGATGCATTGGTTCTGCTGGTGTTGGAAGAAGCTTTCATGCTTCTTTGAAATTTTCTAACACGAGATAACACTAAGACTAATCACAATGGTAGATTTCATATCCCTATTTCCAAGAATGTCATATCAACTTGGGGGATAAATGAAACACTatgcctcaatggagagtttcatTCCACTGTTTTCAAACctaaccagtgtaattaaatgctagttgatctagtGGTGCACGAGATCCTCCATGAAACAAGGGCGGCGGTCACAGTGATCGTTTCACGCCATTTCCAACATCTTGGaaacgagttagcagagtgtcgtggggataaaactggttccttctcttccctcgttaaatcagtgccacatcatcaaaaataTTGATGTGTCATGATAATTAATGCCATGAAACCCCCTATTGTGATTAGCCTAACATACATGCGCtatttatattttacaaaatCAGGATGGTTGGAGTAGAAATTTAGGTCAAAGGGCATCAAACTCGAATGGTTGGGACGTACATTTGCTCCCACAATCCCCTCAATTAAAGCTTAGTTGCTATACCACGAGGACATCTATCCTTTTTTTCTTCGATCTGATGGCGGCATGGGCATCTATTGTCTGGGGTTTTCCCATGCATGTTTCTGTTTTAGAAAGAGCCCTTTAACCCATCTTTTTGCCAAACTTTCAGCTTCTGTATTTGCTGGCCTCCTGCACAGTGCTGGTCCCACAACACTCGTAGCCCTACCTCTAGCTCTCATCAGAGTTGCTAGCCTAGGGTGTTCATTTCCGATCCTCCGAAGATGCACCTGTTGGACGGCCATGGTGAACTTACAGTGAGCTAGATCCTTGTCCATCTACTCGTTCCGTTTCTCTTGTCTGGTATCCCATCGATTGCATCTTGACGGTCATGACTGCATTCTCTCGTGCACATTTCTAACGCATGCCCAGCAGTTTTCTATAAGCACGCAGCTTATATACCGGGGTAAATGCTAACGTGATCACGAGCTACAAGCAAGTCAATGTAGATTGGGTTTCAGCTAACTCCAGCAGATCGATGTAGCTGAAACGTCTTATTGGCAACTAAGCTGCAAAAAGGAATGCAGTGCGTGTACAGAACACTGTTGTCACTGAGCACAGATGGGCCACTTTTTTATGGGAGAAGAGATGGACTTGCAAAACCATGCTGAATCTCTTTGAAACTCTTCCCTGTCACCGAGCAGAGCTGCAGAGACAAGAGTGATCCTTCTAGAAAAGTTAGTTGCCGGTATGCCCTCACTCGTTAAAAAATTGGAACTGTAGCATGTGCCAATAAAAACCCATAAACTATCCAGCATTTTAGTTGCTGCTGTTTCATGGAGAGCATTCACATTTCGTGATGCATATATGGATTACGGTATCCCCGTGCAGCAAAGCCACGGTCAAACTTATGGACAGATCAAAAGACCATGGTAGACTTGGCTGATTTTGCTCTATTCAGTCACAAACATATGTTAGCACAGCATTGACCGTTGAAATGAGATTTCGCACCAACCACATCTGGAAATTTTTATTGAAGGTAGAAACGAAAGATGTGGCAAAAACAAGAATGCACATGGTAAAGTGACAACAGATCGGTCGCCGAAAGCTATCACAGTACTCCCTCCGTCACTAACAAATACGCTTTCCGAGACACTTACTTAGGAAGAGAGGAAGTATAACAAAAGATCACCCTACGTGCCACGACAAGATAACACGCATGCATGCATTTGCATCGCACGGCGCCCTAGCCCACATTCCATTCCATCGTAAACGCCGCTCCCTCCTCTTTTTTCTACTGGATCGGCGCCGTATGTCACGACGAGGCCTCTCTCGCTGTCGCCCGTGCAAAGGCTCGAAAGACCGACGTGACGGCGATGTGCCGTGTCTCGGACCGGTTCCAGCTGCACCCGCCTGTCCGCCTGCCCTTTCGCTGTGCTGCGTCCTTCCCGGTGAAAGCAAGCAGAAGCAGTGCCACACTGCCACTCCCTCCCCCTGGCCGCCTGCTTGTGTGCTACCAAAGCTTTCTCTTCGAGCGGCAGTGATTGTGGTGGGTAAAGGTTGATGCAACCCCTGCCGTGTCCGTTCGTCGTGAGACTGTGTGCCGGCCGGGCCATCGGGGAAAGGGGAATGGTGGATTGGACCTGTCGTTCACGCGAACGAGGCGGCGCCTGGTACAGGTGATCAAGAATGCAGGTCGCTTATTAACCTCTTCTTCGTTCGTGTTTTAATTACCTCCTAAAGCGCTTTAAAATTCTTCAAACTTCTCCGAGTGTGCTGTGTGAATGTTCCATCTTGAGCATTTTGACTCTAACATATGTTGTAGAATAAGAACACATGTTAGTGTCCATATGCTCAAAATGGAACACAACAACACATATACATCATACAatacacttggagaatttgaagAGTTATGAAGCTCTTTAGATAATTGAAACACGAATGAAGAAGAGGTTAAATGACCTGCGTTTTTTTCTATCACCTACTGGCATAGGCATACTCCCTCTGCCTGCTCGTGTACTACCAAAGCTTCTCTTTGGACCAGAAGAAAGCTTCGAGCACCAGCTTCGTAAAGGTTGATGCAACCCTTCGGTGTGTCTGTTCGTCGTGAGACTCTGCCGGCCGGGCCATTCGGCCATCGAGGAGACTTTGTTCTTTAGGCAGCTGGTTTATTAACGTCTCGTCGGGTCTGTATATCCAGGGATAGAGGCTTGATGATCATGTTCAGGCTTAATTTCACATTTAGTTGGTAATGGCCTATCCAGACTTCAACATGCAGATGACACAATTCTATTTATGGAGCATAATTTCGAGAAGGCTAAAAATGTGAAGCTTCTACTAACGGTTTTCGAGCACCTTTTTGTCTTAAAGATAAACTTTCATAAAAGTGAACTTTACTACTATGGAGAAGCGAAAGAGGCCCAGCATGAATATAGGAATATCTTCGGATGTCCTATTGGGGAGGCTGCTTTTCGTTATCTTAGCATTCCAATACACCATACCCGAATCCGCAATAAAGATTGGAATGTTATAAAGGAAGGATTTAAAAGAAAACTAAGCACATGGAAAAGCAAGATGCTCTCCTATGGAGGCAGATTTACTCTTATTAACTGGGTCCTAAGCAATCTCTCTATGTACATGATTTCCTTCTTCGAAATTTCAAAAGAAGTCCTTAAGAAGTTAGATTACTTCATGCCTAGATTCTTTTGGCAAGGAGACGGGTATAAAAGAAAATACATATCAACAAAATAGAGTATATTGTGTAGACCAAAAGATTAAGGAGGACTAGGAATGTTAGATTTAGAAATTTAGAATAAATGCCTCTTAAGTGAATGGCTTTTCAAGCTCATTAATGAGGATGGAATTTGGCAATAAATTCTTAAAAATAAATTTCTAGGTTTCGAAACAATTTCTCAAGTAGATAAAAAGCTAGGAGATTCACCTTTCTGGTCAGGGTTGATGAACATCAAGGCAGAGTTCCTTGGCTGTGTaacttttaaactttaaaatgGGGAATAAATTAGATTATGGGAGGATAAGTGGCTAGAAAACACTAGCTTTAGTATCCAATACCCACGTCTTTACAATTTGGTGGTTAGAAAGCATGCCACGGTGCAAAAAAGCTTATGGGTTTAGCTCCACTTGATGTTTCTTTCAGGAGAGGTCTAAGGAGAAATAATCTTAAAAATTGGTATGAGTTGGTGACTAGGATAGCAAGTGTCCACTTAGTTAATCAATTAGACATGTTCATATGGTCTTTAAAAAATGAAATCTCCTCTGTTCAATCAATGTACATAGCGATTCTCAATGTAGAAGTTCCCCCAATCAACAAGTTTTTATGGAAGCTAAAACTCTCCCTTAATGAAACTTTCCCTTAAGGTTAAAATCTTTTTATGGTTCCTCCACTGAGGTGTTATTCTAACTAAGGATAACTTGGCTAGATGGAATTGGCATGGCAATAAGAAACGTTGCTTTTGTAGTAACAATGAGATTATACAACATCTCTTCTTTGAATGCCAAATGGATAGATTGATTTGAAAAATAATTTATACTACCTTCAGCTTACCGAAACCTAATAATGTTATTCATATATTTGGGTCTTGGTTAGAGGGGTAAggtggaaggaaaaaaaaacttaATTCTAACAGGAGTAAGCGTTGTTTGTTGGTCCATATGGCTAAGCAGAAATGATTCTATTTTTGATAAAGTAAACACACAATCTTACTTGTAGATCTTTTTCAGGGCTACTCACTGAATTAGATTATGGGCGCAGGATACTATACCAGGAGCTTGTCGAGCTTTGGAGACTACGGTATGCGAAGAATGGGTGGCGGTTTAGTTAATAGGCTTTGCTCATAAGCTGGTTACATTTATTTCTGCTTTGTTGGCTACGAGTAGTAGTCACTTTTATAATAAAGATTGGATATATGGCATTGCGAAGCCGGGATATTAAACTATTCTTTTATCTAAAACAAATATTCTGGCTCGCGGGTGAGACCATGTCCTCAGACCCCGTCGGCGCGTAACCTTCGCTTAGAACATGGGCCAATGGGCCATCATGATTGTTTGGTTGGGACTTGGGAGTGAGCGAGCATGTGCATGGTGGAGGCCCATGCGGGTGTTCGGGAGTGGACAGGAAAGCATGCGGCTTAATTTTCAATACATTTCTTTATGTATGCGAATGCAGCTTAATTTTCGTAGGAATTCAGCAGAAATTTTTTCGCGCTTCAAACGGGTCTGAAGCTAATCCATCTGTGCCAAAGTCTCTTTCACCCGAATTCAGTAGTAGTAGCTGTATCCGGCTTATATTGTAAGAAAAAAAAATGTGTACGTAATCTTCATCGCATGACCGGTTTGTGAGAATTAATTCAATGGCAAAAGTTTGCTAATGCCGGATTGTGACTGTATTTTAAGAAATTTTGCAAAGCTCGATCCAagtttatttatatttataaaAACAAATAATTTGGTAAAGAAACAATATAAATAAAGTAGTGATAATCTTTTCCATGTCAAAATTACAGCTGGTGCGATGTGAAAAATTTTAACCAGAAGGCGCGAAATTGGAGTAAAAGACTAGACAGATCTCGGCTCAAAGTTTTGCAAACTAATCATGTAAATGCCCGTACGTCCAACAGAACCCCAAAACAATAATATAACCTATTTAGACCTTGTTTGGATTCGGTATAGCTAAATTTTAGTCCTATCACACCGGATGTTTAGTtgctaattaggagtattaaatgtAAATTAatgataaaactaattgcataacctctaggctaattcgcgacgaactattaaacctaattaattcatagGTTCATCTCGCAAATTAGTCTTAGACttttgcaattaattttataattagcttatgTTTAGTCCTCCTAATTAGTTTCTAAATATACTATGATATGACTAAACTTTAGCCCTTGAAATTCAATTGCGAATATGGACTACTACAGAAAATTTTCGAGTTTGGCCACCCACGTGTAACATAAGGCCTGATTTACATTTATACCTACAATCAATGAAGCCATCCTTGAGAGAAGCTACAGCTGCCTTGCTTTTTACGTTACGGTTACGCCGTCGACAAATGTAAAAGCAAAAGAAAAAGCAAATGAATCCCTATAAATGTTCTGTGTACAGTTATCAGATATCATCTCTTTTTTATTTACTGTCTTATTGATAATTGTGCATATGTCGTGCTGGCAACTTCTGTGAAGTTTAGAATAATTTTTCGCGAAGGCTTCACATGCAGTTGTTCGGACTCTCTTCTTTCGTGGAAACAACAGATTCCGTTTGAGTGCTTGTGCAAGCGTTTGTTTTGGGAAACGATTCCAGGGGGTTGCCGTTGTTGATGATAAAATACAGTCGAGAttcttttcaaaaaaataaCACGGTCAAGATGCTACCGAAAACTCGAGCACATTTCTCTGTGCCTGCCAAGATGGAGCGCCGAAACGTCGCcgattcctttttctttttctatttcACGCGACCGCTGGGTCGGTCTTCGTGCTACGAAAGATACCCTTGCAACGATTTTAAAATGTGGTTGCAGCTCCATATTTTACCGTTTGGTGACTTACCGCCCAGAACGCATGGCATCGGCCATCAGGATCAGGTGACGAGCCAAGTAGCACATCCCGAATTCTAAACTGCAGTGAATGACGCGGTCAACGTTCGCAGACAGTGCAAGTGTGCAACCTAGTGGCTCCTTGTTTGGGACATGTGATTTCCCTGATTCTTATGGGAATTGAGCTGCCAAcccaaaattaaaaaaaaaactacaATACTCTACAAATAAAGTTTATAGTTTTTACTTAGATCCAAGTGCTAATGGATGAAGGTGTTAAATTTTAGCACTAGCTCATCCAAATGGAAATGCGAATAGAGTGGGCTAAATTCTAACCAAGATTTAAAATATTTAGCATGTGTATAAATACTAGACCCTAAACCGTGAGCCTCACATCTAACGTTCTGGTTACTGCTCCAAAGTATCCCGAGATTAGAAAGTCTAGGAGCCAGCGTCCTCTGTTAAATGGCAGAGGCACACCCCGGCCGTCAAATGCCCGGAAATGGTGTAAACTCTCCTCCGAGAGTAATTCGCAAAAGACAATACTCCGGAGCACGCGCCTagaaagaaaaaatagaaaTGGCTAAATTGCCAGTATCCAGTCTGGCCCCGGGCCACCGCTCCAGACACGCGATGCGTGCACTGTGCACACACACCACAACAACCCACGCAGACCACGACCCACCGTGCCGTCCTGGCAATGGCATGGCCACGACCACCAGCCCACCCGGCAACGCCACGCACCACCGCCGAGCAGACCCCACACCTGACACCTCCGTTGAACCTCACCGAACACGGGCGCGCTCGATCGAGACCAACCAACCCCCCTCGCCAGACGCCAGCTAGCTCCGCCGCAAACCGGGACGGGACGGGCGGGCACGTCCGCGCACCCCACCCGACCCGACCCGACCCGACCAaccccgtcgcgccgcgcccgTCCCCGCGACGCTTTCCACGCTCCCCGTCCAAGCCGTCCTCCTGGCCTCCTCCCCCCTCTACCGGCTCGGCCGTCTCCCCCTCCCACTCCCAAGTCCCACCAACTTCTCCTCTTCGAGTCCAACCATCCCCTCTCGAACACCCCCCGCACCACCCGGCCGCCCCCCGCCTACAAATAAATTCCCCGGCATTTCCAGGCCTCCCACCCTCTCTCTTCCTCCTGCCTCCCGCCCTCTTCCTGCTGCAGTCCTGCCTCCCGCGAGCGCGCCGAATTCCAGGTGCTCGTGGCTGGGAGGTAGGTGCCGACGATGGAGTTCAAGGTGGCCGCcaaggccgcggcggcgtcgcTCGCGCCCACGCCCGCGAACCAGGGAGCGCAGGGCAGGAGCCGCGTCAGCTTCGTCTCCGGCCCAGCGCCGACCAGGACCAAGGCGCTCTGCGCGGCCAGCAACTCCGCGACCCCCGTGGCCAAGTACGTACTAATTGGGCTCCTCCTAGCTAGAAATCGTTGGGTGTCACGAACGAGTGCTGCGCTTGGTTCCGTGGGGGTGTTTGTAGGCTTGTGCTTGCGCGTGTGGGGGTTGGCTGTAGTGCGGTGATTTCCTGTGAATATCCTGGAATCGGGTTTGGATGTGGTGTAGCAATTGGGAGAGTTGGTGGTCTAGCGTTTCCGTTTCTGAGATTGGTGCTTCTGAATCCGACCATACATGCTTTAGATACTGATTGCATGATTTCAGGTGTCCAATTTGTGGGTGTTTTGCGGTGATTGTATCGGCAATTCCTGGCTGTTTGCAGTGATTTTATTTGGCAGTTTTTTGGCTGTTTTGCAGTCCACAATGGCCGAGGACGTACTAATTGGGTTCGTTCTAGCTGGAAATCGCGTGGTGTAACGAACGGCTGTTGCGCTTGGTTCCGTGTGGGGTTTGTAGGTTTCTGCTTGCGCGTGTGGTGCTGGCTGTAGTGCGGTGATTTCCTGTGATGATCCTGGAACCGGGTTTGGATTTGTGCTGTAGCAATTAGGAGAGTTGGTGGTCTCGCGTTTCCGTTTCTGTCTTTCTGAGATTAGTCCTTCTGAATCCGACCATATTTGCTTTAGATACTGATTGCATTATTTCAGCCATCCAATTTGTGGCTGTTTCTCGGTGATTGTATTGGCAATTTCTGGCTGCTTTCGCCGTGATTTTATTTGGCAATTTTTTGGCTGTTTTGCGAACCACCGTGGCCAAGTACGTACTAATTGGGTTCGTTCTAGCTGGAAATCGCTTGTTGTAACGAACCGCTGTTGCGCTTGGTTCCGTGGGGGTTTTTGTGGATTTGCGCCTGCGCGTGTGGTGCTGGCTGCAGTGCGGTAATTTCCTGTGATGATCCTGGAATCGGGTTTGGATTTGTGTTGTGGCAATTGGGAGAGTTGGTGGTCTCGCGTTTCCGTTTCTGAGATTACTCCTTCGGAATGCGACCATATATGCTTTAGATACTGATTGCATGATTTCAGGCATCCAATTTATGGCTGAATTGCGGTTGTATTGGCGATTTCTGATTGTTTTTGCGGCAATTTTATTTGTCAATTTGTGGCTGTTTTGCGCCACCATGCCAAGTGCGTACTAATTGGGTTCGTTCCAGCTGGAAATCGCTTGAGGTAACGAACAATTGTTGCGCTTGGTTCCATGGGGGCTTGCTGTAATGTGGTAATTTCCTTTGGTGATCCTGGAACTGGATTTGGATTTGCGTTGGTTAT
Protein-coding sequences here:
- the LOC112895247 gene encoding uncharacterized protein LOC112895247 isoform X2, with product MKVRARRQRVPAFGEWNYDYGGAGDWPVTQYFDSAMQAGLVIAIPPSPKPPKKAVKWSDSATLEAEDEKQRQPVVVGLGEQGSVKKQGKQSRVADAGAHASPAYKACRVAVKAVDQDLYQIPPDMLCHDPRKRVTRRRSAWMGCLGFGCVA
- the LOC112895247 gene encoding uncharacterized protein LOC112895247 isoform X1 translates to MKKVRARRQRVPAFGEWNYDYGGAGDWPVTQYFDSAMQAGLVIAIPPSPKPPKKAVKWSDSATLEAEDEKQRQPVVVGLGEQGSVKKQGKQSRVADAGAHASPAYKACRVAVKAVDQDLYQIPPDMLCHDPRKRVTRRRSAWMGCLGFGCVA